From the Sphingobium sp. RAC03 genome, the window AGGATCGCCCCTGGATGATCCCTGCCGTTGCGTAATCGCGCGCTTCTGCCTATCTGATTTTCGATATCCGCTTTGAACAGGGCTTTTGGGCATGACGACTTTCGACGATCGCGAACGGGCATTCGAAAATATGTTCGCGCATGACCAGGAAATGCAGTTCCGCATCCAGGCACGCCGCAACCGTCTGCTAGGCGAATGGGCCGCTGCGAAGATGGGCCTGACGCCTGAAGAGACCGACGCCTATGCCAAGGCCGTCGTACAGGCCGATTTCGAGGAAGCGGGCGACGAGGATGTGATCCGCAAGCTGGTGGGTGATATGACCTCGGCCGGGATCGAGATTGACGAGCCGGGTGTGCGCGCCGCGCTGGAAGAGCAGGCGGTCGTCGCGCGCCGCATGTTCATCGAAGCGCAGTAAGGCCGCCGCGATGCCGATGGCCGCCGACGAAATTGCCGACATGATCCGCGCCGCCATTCCCGACGCGCAGGTCGAGATTACCGACCTGGCGGGGGACGGCGACCATTATGCCGCGCGCGTGGTGGCGGAAAGTTTCCGGGGGATGAGCCGGGTGGCGCAGCAACGCGCCGTCTATGCTTCGCTCGACGGGCGGATGGGGGGCGTACTGCATGCCTTGCAACTGACCACGGCGGTTCCCAACTAAGATCGCATGGATAGTATGCGTCGGGCTATCGCGACGCCAGACAGGAATGGACTTTCGATCATGACCGACGCCGTGCATCAGCGGATCGCCGAACTTGTGGGTGCCCATGACGTGGTGCTTTTCATGAAGGGCACGCCGCTCTTTCCGCAATGTGGCTTTTCGAGCCGCGCCATTGCGATCCTGGAGCATCTGGGCGTGGCCTATGACACGGTCGATGTGCTACAGGATCAGGCCGTACGGCAGGGGATCAAGGCTTTTTCCGATTGGCCGACCATTCCCCAGCTTTATGTGAAGGGCGAATTTGTCGGCGGCAGCGACATCATGATGGAAATGTATGAAGCGGGCGAACTGCACCAGCTGATGACCGATCAGGGCGTCGCCGCCGCGAGTTGATCGCGACGGATACAGCGAAATTGGAGGGGGCGGTCCGGTTCGGGCCGCCTTTTTTTGTGGCTGAGGGGATTGGCCGCCGCTTCTTCGCTTTTCTCCGTTGACTACGCATGTAATCAATGCGATTACAGATGTAGTTGAACGGGAGGCGCAGGCGCGTGGCGGACATAGGCGACAAGATCAGCGAAGCCGAACTGGTGGTGATGGAGGCGCTGTGGGAACAGTCGCCGCAGACCGCGACCGATGTTGCCGATCGCGTCGCGGCTGCGCGCGACTGGAGCGTCCAGACGGTCAAGACGTTGCTGTCGCGGCTGATGGCCAAGGATATCATTGCCGCCGACCAGGATGGTCGCCGCTTTCTCTATCGGCCGATGGTGGCGCGCGACGACTATGTCGCGGGCGAGTCCGGGCGGCTGGTCAATCGCCTGTTTGGCGGTCGCATTTCGCCGCTGGTTGCGCAGCTGGCGAGCCAGGATCAGTTGACGGCGGAGGATATCGCCGAGCTGGAGGATATCCTCAAGGGGCTGAAATCATGAGCGTCTGGATCGTCGAAACGCTGATCGCCACCAGCTTGCTGATGGCGCTGGTGATGCTGTTGCGCCGCCCGGTCGCGCGCTGGCTGGGGGCGGGGGCGGCCTATAGCCTCTGGGTCTTGCCGTTGCTGCGCATGGTGTTGCCGGTGCTGCCGCAGGAGGTGGCGGCGCCTTCGCCGCTGCATATCGCGGTCGACCAGTCGGGTCTGCCCGGATTGCTGGCGCTTTCAAATAACCCGCAAGCGGCATCGGCGTCGGGCTTTCCTTGGCTGGAGGCCGGGATCGCGCTCTGGTTCATCGGGTTGCTGGCGTTTCTGCTGTTCCAGGCGGTGGGCTATATCCGCTTCCGTCGCCATATGCTCGATGGCTCCGTATTGCTTGGACAGGAAGGGCGCATCCGCACGATCGCCAGCCCGCAGGCGCCGGGGCCGCTGGCCTTTGGCGTGCTGCGGCCGATGATCGTTCTGCCGGTCGATTTCGCGCAGCGCTATGACGATCTGGAGCAGGAAATGGCGGTCGCGCATGAGCGTGCGCATCATGAGCGCGGCGACCTGCTGGCCAATATGGTCGCGCTGCTGCTTCTGGGCGTCCATTGGTGCAACCCGATCGCCTGGATCGCCTATCGCGCCTATCGCGCCGACCAGGAAACCGCCTGCGATGCGCGTGTCCTGTCGCTCTATGGCCGCGACCAGGCCCATGCCTATGGCCGCGCCATCCTGAAAGCCGCAGGCGGGCGGCAATTCGTCGCCGCCTGTCATCTCAATCGCATTGCTACACTCAAGGGGAGGCTTGCCATGCTTTCGCACCATGAAATTTCGCTTCAGCGGATCAGCTGGGGCATGGCGGCTGTCGCCATCGTCACCGCCACCGGCCTCGCGCTCACCGCATCGGGCAGCCGCGCCGCGCAGCAGATGGCGGCGATCAGCGAGACCGTCGAATCCGCCGATCTCGCCCGGCTGGGCGATCTGGTCGCCCGGCCCGCCGCCGCCACCGTGCCGGAAGTGCCAGCCGCTGCCACCGTCCCCGACGTGCCGACCGCTGCGACCATCGCGGCCGAAACCACGCCGATGACGCCCGTGCCGCCAGAGCCGATCGTGCCCGCCGCCGACATGATCGCACCTGTGCCGCCAGTGGCCCCTGCGCCGCCGGTGACCTGGCGCGAGGAAAAGGCGCGTATCAGCGCAAGTCGTGCCAACCAGTGGGGACAGACCCCTGCCATCCCGACCGAGGCGGACATTGCCCGGATGGTGCCGGTGGTGGATGTCCGCAAGGGTTGCGATGGCGACCGGACGGTTAGCCAGCGCGAGACGGTGGACAGCAATGGCCGTCGTGCCATCCGTATCCGCATCTGCGAGGCACAGATCGAGGCGCAGGCGCTGCGATCGGCGCGCGCGGGGTTGATGAAGGCGCGGGCGAAGGTGGAACGGGCAACGCATATGTCCGATCGTATTCGCGCCGACGTACTCCGCGACCTGGACGAGGAAATCGCGCAGATCGACGGTCAGCGCAATTGATCGCGCACCGTCAGCGGCTGAGGAGGCGGGCTACGGCTACGAAATCCTCGACGCTGACGGTTTCGGCGCGGCGCTGCGGATCTATGCCGACTTCTGCCAGCGCGTCGAGCGCGCCGGGTAGGCCTTTGAGGCTCTGGCGCAGCATCTTGCGGCGTTGGCCGAAGGCGGCGGCGGTTAGGCGTTCCAGCATCTTGAGTTGAACACCGTCCGGCGCGGGTTTCGCGGTGATATGCACGACCGCCGACATGACCTTGGGGGGCGGGGTAAAGGCGCTGCGGTGCACCTTCATCGCGATCCGCGCCTCGCTGCGCCACTGCGACAGGATGGCAAGGCGGCCATAATGGTCGGTGCCGGGCTGGGCGACGATGCGTTCGGCCACTTCCATCTGGAACATGAGCGTCAAGCTAGACCACCAGGGCAGCGGCTCCCACGCCGCGGACAACCAGCCGACGAGCAGGGGCGTGCCGACATTATAGGGCAGGTTGGCGATGATATGCGCGCCCTCGCCAGCCTCGGCGCGGGCATCCACTTCCATGGCGTCGCCGGACAGGACACGCAACTGGCCGGGAAAGGCCTCCTCCAGTTCGGCAAGCGCAGGCAGGCAGCGATGGTCGCGCTCGACCGCGACGAGCCGTGCCCCGGCACGCAGGATGGCGCGGGTCAGGCCGCCGGGGCCGGGGCCGACCTCGAAGGCGGGCTGGCCATCCAGCGGGCCGGGAATGGCGGCGATCCGGTCGAGCAATTGTTCGTCGAGCAGGAAATTCTGACCCAGAGCCTTGCTGGCGGCGAGGCCATGGCGCGCGATCACGTCGCGCAGGGGCGGCAATGCCGGACGGGTTTCAACCATAAGCGATGCGCGCGCGCGCGGCGGCTTCGGCCATGCGGATCGCGGCGATCATCGCGCCCGGATTGGCGCTGTCGGTCCCGGCGATACCGAAGGCTGTGCCATGGTCGGGCGAGGTGCGGACGATCGGCAGGCCGAGCGTGATGTTGACGCCATCGTCGAAATTCAGCGTCTTGATCGGGATCAGCGCCTGATCATGATACATGCACAGCGCCACGTCATAGGTTTCGCGCGCGCGGGCGTGGAACATGCCGTCGGCCGCCAGGGGGCCGACAATGTCCATACCCTCGGCGCGCAACTGTTCGATCGCAGGCCGGATGATCTCGATCTCTTCACGGCCCAACGCGCCATTTTCTCCGGCATGGGGGTTAAGCCCAGCGACCGCGAGGCGCGGGCGGGCGATGCCGAAATTCTTCTGCATCCCCTTGGCCGTGGTGATGGCGCGGGCGCGGATCAGATCGATGGTGAGCGCGGCTGCCACATCGGCCAGCGCGATATGGATGGTGATCGGCACGACCTTGAGCGATGGTCCGGCCAGCATCATCACCGCATTATGGGCAGAAACGCCGCAGCGTTCGGCGACGAATTCGGTCTGGCCCGGATGAGTGAAGCCGACGCCATAAAGCTGTTCCTTGCCGACCGGCGCGGTAACGATGCCTGCGGCCGAACCGGAACGGGCGAGGCCGACCGCGACTTCGAGCGCCTGAAACGCAATGCGCGCGCCATCGACGCTGGGCGACCCCGGCACGATCTCACCCGCCTTGGCGATTTCGAGGCAGGGGAGGCCGGTCGCGAAGGTCGCCGTCGCTTCTTCCGGCGCGCTGATCGGGATGATCGGGCCGAGCCACACCGCGCGCAACGCGGCGGGATCACCCACCGCGAAGAAGGGAGCAAGGCCGCGTGCCTCACGCATGACCCAGCTTTTGGCGACGATCTCCGGCCCTATCCCGGCCGGATCGCCCAGCGGCACCGCGAAGGGTGCTAAAGAGACGGCCTCAATTATATTCGATCACCGCATCGCGACGCAGATCGCGCAGATAGATGCGCGCACGCCGGTTGACCCGTTCTTCTTCCAGTTGCGCCTGGATCTGTTCGGCATTGGGCGCATTGGCCGATGCCGGATCGTCGCGACCGCAGACGATCAGCACGCGCACGCCTTCGGTAATGGAGCCGAAGGGCGGCGTGGCTTCGCCGACCTGCAGGTTCAGCAAAATGTCCTGCAACTGAGGTGGAAGATCGCGGATCTTCACATTGTCATTGTCGACCACGTCGGCCCCGATCCGCGCACCGACTTCGTTCGCCTGGCCGCAGCCTTTGATCTCCTTGATCGCGGCGGCGAAGCTGGCGGCCTTTGTGCTGGCCTGTTCCTTGGTCGTTCCCTTGGGGAAGAGGACCGAAAGCTGCTTCAAGCTAAGCAGCGAATCGCGCGGATCGGCGGTCAGCACCTTGCGCTTGTCCATGACATAGAGCAGCGACACGCCGCCGACGGTTTCGATCGGGCCAGCGATCTGTCCGACCTGCATTTCGGCCGCTGCCTGCGCCAGTTCGGGGGGCAGCTGGGCGGGGCGAACCCAGCCGAGGTCGCCACCGACCGCCGCCGTCGAGGCTTCGGAAAATTGACGGGCATAGGCGGGGAAACTGCCGCCCTGCTGAATCTGCTGAATGATGTTGCGCGCATTGGCAATGATCTGCGCCCGATTTTCCGGCGTTGCCGACAGATAGATTTCGCCGATCCGATATTCGTCGCTGCCCTTGGCCGCGTTCAGCCGGTCGATGACCGATTGCACTTCGTCTTCCGACACGTTGACGAAGGGCTGGACATTGCGACGGAGCAGGCGGCTCCACGCGAGTTCGCCCTCGATCTGGCGCTTGATGCTGGCCGACGAACTGCCCTGCGTGCGCAGATAGGCGTCGAACTGGGTAGGCGACTGGCGGAAATTCGCCGCGACCCGCTCATAGCTTTGCTGGATTTCGGCGGGGTCGACCTTGATGTCGTTGGCGGCGGCTTCCTGGATCTGGAGCGTTTCGTCGATCAGGTTGCGCAGCACCTGCAGGCGCAACCGCTCCTTTTCTTCCGCTTCGACCTTGCCGCCATTGGCAGTGATGATCAGCGCGAGCC encodes:
- the grxD gene encoding Grx4 family monothiol glutaredoxin, producing MTDAVHQRIAELVGAHDVVLFMKGTPLFPQCGFSSRAIAILEHLGVAYDTVDVLQDQAVRQGIKAFSDWPTIPQLYVKGEFVGGSDIMMEMYEAGELHQLMTDQGVAAAS
- a CDS encoding BolA/IbaG family iron-sulfur metabolism protein, encoding MPMAADEIADMIRAAIPDAQVEITDLAGDGDHYAARVVAESFRGMSRVAQQRAVYASLDGRMGGVLHALQLTTAVPN
- a CDS encoding M56 family metallopeptidase, producing MSVWIVETLIATSLLMALVMLLRRPVARWLGAGAAYSLWVLPLLRMVLPVLPQEVAAPSPLHIAVDQSGLPGLLALSNNPQAASASGFPWLEAGIALWFIGLLAFLLFQAVGYIRFRRHMLDGSVLLGQEGRIRTIASPQAPGPLAFGVLRPMIVLPVDFAQRYDDLEQEMAVAHERAHHERGDLLANMVALLLLGVHWCNPIAWIAYRAYRADQETACDARVLSLYGRDQAHAYGRAILKAAGGRQFVAACHLNRIATLKGRLAMLSHHEISLQRISWGMAAVAIVTATGLALTASGSRAAQQMAAISETVESADLARLGDLVARPAAATVPEVPAAATVPDVPTAATIAAETTPMTPVPPEPIVPAADMIAPVPPVAPAPPVTWREEKARISASRANQWGQTPAIPTEADIARMVPVVDVRKGCDGDRTVSQRETVDSNGRRAIRIRICEAQIEAQALRSARAGLMKARAKVERATHMSDRIRADVLRDLDEEIAQIDGQRN
- a CDS encoding DUF1476 domain-containing protein — encoded protein: MTTFDDRERAFENMFAHDQEMQFRIQARRNRLLGEWAAAKMGLTPEETDAYAKAVVQADFEEAGDEDVIRKLVGDMTSAGIEIDEPGVRAALEEQAVVARRMFIEAQ
- a CDS encoding BlaI/MecI/CopY family transcriptional regulator, with translation MGDKISEAELVVMEALWEQSPQTATDVADRVAAARDWSVQTVKTLLSRLMAKDIIAADQDGRRFLYRPMVARDDYVAGESGRLVNRLFGGRISPLVAQLASQDQLTAEDIAELEDILKGLKS
- the pdxA gene encoding 4-hydroxythreonine-4-phosphate dehydrogenase PdxA, with protein sequence MIEAVSLAPFAVPLGDPAGIGPEIVAKSWVMREARGLAPFFAVGDPAALRAVWLGPIIPISAPEEATATFATGLPCLEIAKAGEIVPGSPSVDGARIAFQALEVAVGLARSGSAAGIVTAPVGKEQLYGVGFTHPGQTEFVAERCGVSAHNAVMMLAGPSLKVVPITIHIALADVAAALTIDLIRARAITTAKGMQKNFGIARPRLAVAGLNPHAGENGALGREEIEIIRPAIEQLRAEGMDIVGPLAADGMFHARARETYDVALCMYHDQALIPIKTLNFDDGVNITLGLPIVRTSPDHGTAFGIAGTDSANPGAMIAAIRMAEAAARARIAYG
- the rsmA gene encoding 16S rRNA (adenine(1518)-N(6)/adenine(1519)-N(6))-dimethyltransferase RsmA encodes the protein MVETRPALPPLRDVIARHGLAASKALGQNFLLDEQLLDRIAAIPGPLDGQPAFEVGPGPGGLTRAILRAGARLVAVERDHRCLPALAELEEAFPGQLRVLSGDAMEVDARAEAGEGAHIIANLPYNVGTPLLVGWLSAAWEPLPWWSSLTLMFQMEVAERIVAQPGTDHYGRLAILSQWRSEARIAMKVHRSAFTPPPKVMSAVVHITAKPAPDGVQLKMLERLTAAAFGQRRKMLRQSLKGLPGALDALAEVGIDPQRRAETVSVEDFVAVARLLSR
- a CDS encoding peptidylprolyl isomerase, encoding MLPLVPLPYRIRHSLRSGLRTALASSALFSMGVQGVVAQTVDDGGEVANQQLNLPKEVTVFGKSDPNVRKATAIINGRILTGTDIDQRLALIITANGGKVEAEEKERLRLQVLRNLIDETLQIQEAAANDIKVDPAEIQQSYERVAANFRQSPTQFDAYLRTQGSSSASIKRQIEGELAWSRLLRRNVQPFVNVSEDEVQSVIDRLNAAKGSDEYRIGEIYLSATPENRAQIIANARNIIQQIQQGGSFPAYARQFSEASTAAVGGDLGWVRPAQLPPELAQAAAEMQVGQIAGPIETVGGVSLLYVMDKRKVLTADPRDSLLSLKQLSVLFPKGTTKEQASTKAASFAAAIKEIKGCGQANEVGARIGADVVDNDNVKIRDLPPQLQDILLNLQVGEATPPFGSITEGVRVLIVCGRDDPASANAPNAEQIQAQLEEERVNRRARIYLRDLRRDAVIEYN